A single window of Drosophila suzukii chromosome 3, CBGP_Dsuzu_IsoJpt1.0, whole genome shotgun sequence DNA harbors:
- the LOC108017049 gene encoding uncharacterized protein has product MAAACNILNLPVEVLALIFKDLFNIKDKLNLAEAHPVLGKAFAFQAGNTYKKIDFEQRPAIEWSKILSFCGSSVSRISSTTVGQTVVVTKLASMFCPNLEEFFIPVRSHFWNHISPLLSTLQNLKWVGFSNNFDRVNVVDTMLKLPKLNNLQLVKFNRQDMERLKELVNLENLSIFNNKKTEPVDIYKVCSSMKNMDSLVIHYGDIRIPNNLDQDQLWPKIELLRIGYGIFYSPLPYLPTLKFLTIDNTIFRFKLNQILGNTVTKYGATLESLRFCPETLRCIDWNEAETISKLKALKRLECQLKSDLYIDPFITRLQQLEDLSLQNSSNITNCGILLLLNRCEKLRRLDIFGCRLINRTLVMPAVAILSKNGVQPHNPLVIKVGSEFGAVSDNLTGDVLRIEGHNSFKFFDLLAQLF; this is encoded by the exons ATGGCGGCTGcttgtaatattttaaatttgccgGTGGAAGTGCTTGCCTTAATTTTTAAGGATCTGTTTAATATCAAGGATAAACTTAATTTGGCCGAAGCCCATCCAGTTCTGGGAAAGGCTTTTGCATTCCAAGCTGGGAACACTTACAAGAAAATAGATTTCGAGCAACGCCCAGCTATCGAGTGGTCAAAAATTTTGTCGTTCTGTGGATCCTCCGTTTCTAGAATCTCAAGCACTACGGTGGGACAAACAGTGGTTGTGACCAAATTGGCTTCGATGTTCTGTCCCAATCTGGAGGAGTTTTTCATTCCCGTCCGCAGCCATTTTTGGAATCATATTTCTCCACTTCTGTCGACCTTGCAAAATCTAAAATGGGTCGGATTCAGTAACAATTTTGATAGAGTAAATGTGGTCGACACTATGCTGAAGTTGCCCAAACTAAATAACTTGCAATTGGTTAAGTTCAACCGTCAAGATA tgGAAAGACTTAAGGAACTTGTAAACCTGGAGAACCTGTCCATATTCAATAACAAAAAGACGGAGCCAGTTGATATTTATAAAGTTTGTTCATCCATGAAAAATATGGATTCGTTGGTGATACATTACGGCGACATCCGAATTCCCAATAATCTTGACCAAGACCAGTTGTGGCCCAAGATAGAATTACTGAGAATTGGTTACGGTATCTTCTACTCGCCATTGCCTTATTTGCCGACTCTGAAATTCTTGACTATAGATAACACTATTTTCCGTTTTAAACTCAATCAAATACTTGGGAATACAGTAACCAAGTACGGTGCAACCTTGGAGTCTCTGCGTTTTTGTCCAGAAACCCTTCGATGTATCGACTGGAATGAGGCCGAAACCATATCTAAGTTGAAGGCCCTGAAGAGGCTTGAGTGTCAGTTGAAAAGCGATTTATACATCGATCCGTTTATCACTCGGTTGCAGCAACTGGAGGACCTTAGCCTGCAAAACTCCTCCAACATCACCAATTGCGGCATCCTCCTGTTGCTGAACCGTTGCGAGAAGCTGCGTCGACTTGATATCTTTGGTTGCCGCCTGATCAACAGGACTTTGGTAATGCCGGCTGTCGCCATTCTATCGAAGAATGGCGTTCAGCCACATAATCCCTTAGTAATCAAAGTCGGTTCTGAATTCGGAGCTGTGAGCGAT AACTTGACTGGCGATGTGCTGCGCATTGAAGGACACAactcttttaaatttttcgaTCTTTTGGCtcaattgttttaa